From the genome of Haloferax sp. Atlit-12N:
GTGACGGTGTCCCTCGTTTTGGATGTAGCAGACGCCGACCTTCGCGGTGTCGCCGCCGGTGTGGAATATCCACGAGTAGCCGCCGGGCGCGATGTCGTGGTCGAGTCGGAGCATCATCGCGTCCGTGAGGTCGCCGTAGCCCTCGGGCGCGAGGTCCATGCCCTCGAACTCGAACTCGATGCCGATAGCCTGCTTTTGTCGGTCGAGGTCGCACACGCCGAGCGCCTTGGCGAGCGGCGCGCTCGGGCCCGTGGCGTCGATGACGATGTCGGCGTACACCTCTTTGTCGCCGTTGTACCGGACGCCGACGATTTCGCCGCCCTCCATGATTGGCTTGGAGACGCGCGCGTCGAAACGGTACTCCGCGCCGTCGGCTTCCGCCTCGTCGACGAGCCAGTTCTTGAAGTCCGCGAACTCGAGGACCGCACCGGGTTGGTGCCGGTGGTAATAGTCGTTCGGGGACTCCAAGACAACGTCGTCGGTGAAGTTCATCACGACCTTGTCGGGGATGTTGAACGAGGCCATCGCCGACGGGAACGTCCCGGCGGTCGATTTGTTACTCCTGGAGGGGAACTCGTCTTCGGACTCGGTTTCGAGGACGCACACGTCGTAGCCTCGGGCGGCGAGGTCTCGTGCCGCCTGTCCACCTGCAGGGCCCGCGCCTGCGATAATCACGTCGTAGTTGTCTGTCATTGTAGAGTAGGCATCACCGGTAGGTTGGTCGTACGCGTTACACACCCTTTCTGTAACAAGCGTGTAATCTGCTTTGGTTTTGAACGGTCGGAGCGGCGGGGACGTTCGGCGGATTCCGACCGCTCAGGGGCGACAGATACATCGGAGAGACGACGGGCGAGGGAGGGTGCGACGCGTCACTCAACGGGGAGAGAGACGGCGGCTACGTAGCCACAGAGCGTCGCGTGGAGGCGGGGGTCAGGCTTTCGGGATACGGCGGACTTGGAACTCGCGGTAGCCGCCGTAGGCGGCTTCGAGCGCCCCGAGCCACCAGTTCCAGCGCGTCGCGGGGCCGCCCTCTGGCGCGTCGCGCATGTTCCGCACGATTTCGTCGCCCGTGAGCGCCGCGCCGCGGTCGGCTTCGGCCTGCCCCGAGTCGGCGAGGTCGCGGGCCTGCCGCGCGACGACCCGGCGCTCCGCGTCCGTGCCCCCGAACTCGGCGAGCGCGTCGCGGAACGACTCCTCGTCGAAGGCGGGGTGGGCGTCACCGTGCCTGTCGGTGGGAATCACGACCGTGTCTACGGGGGCCGTACCAAAGAAGGACTCGGCCGATTCGAACGGACGATAACCGCCGTTTTCGGCGCGAACCACGCCGGTACGGCCGGCACGGTGACCGCGCTACGTCCACCACTCGCTTCGGCGCTCGTTGTACGTCGCGTTCCGGAACGGTTCTGGCTTTTCGTCGTCGGCCTCCGCGCCGAGGTAGTGTGCGGTCCAGTAGCCGACGTGCCAGCCGACGGCCTCGGTGTCGAGGTCGACGAGGATGACCCGGTAGCTTCCATACGTCTCTAACGCGTCGTCCCCGTCCGGGTCGTAGCCGCTGACGGCGGCACAGGAGACCGCACCCGGGGCGCACGGCGAGGAGTCCGCAAAGGAGATGCGAACCTCGGCGTCCGCCGGGTCGTCCACGTAGGTGTAGGTGAGGTTGTCGGGCATCCCCGGCGCGCCGTCGACGAAGTAATCGAGGGCGTGACGGATCTGCTCGCGGGCCGCGTCGGGGTCCGAGGCGTTCGCGTCGTCGACGTAGACCGTGAAGTTCGGGTCGTCCCACGGGAACGCCTTCTCGGTCGCGTTCGTCCGCGGGGGCGTGTAGAGGATGCCCGTGGCGTTCATCAGGGCTACGGGCTCATCGCCGTGGGCGAGACCGAGCGTGTGGCCCAGTTCGTGTTCGATGATTTCGACCGTCGAGTCGTCGCTGAACCCGGTTCGGATGTAGACGGTCTCGGGGCGGTCAATCTGCCGAGCGTCGGTGATGTACGGCGCGCAGCCGACCGCGTCGGCCTGTCCGCTACACTCGGGGATGGTGTCGGAAAAGCGGACCACCATGTCCGGGTCGCGGGCGTCGGCGTCGACCTCGTAGTCGACCTCGTAGCCGAGGTAGCGCGCGTCGTTCGCCTCCCAGAACGTCGTCGCCTCAGTCACGAGCGCGGCGTAGTCGCGGTCGGCATTGGCGGCCTCGACGGCGACGACGACCGGCTCGGAGCCCCACGGGCCGTAGCCGGAGGCGGGCGTGAACGTCTCTGTC
Proteins encoded in this window:
- a CDS encoding digeranylgeranylglycerophospholipid reductase — protein: MTDNYDVIIAGAGPAGGQAARDLAARGYDVCVLETESEDEFPSRSNKSTAGTFPSAMASFNIPDKVVMNFTDDVVLESPNDYYHRHQPGAVLEFADFKNWLVDEAEADGAEYRFDARVSKPIMEGGEIVGVRYNGDKEVYADIVIDATGPSAPLAKALGVCDLDRQKQAIGIEFEFEGMDLAPEGYGDLTDAMMLRLDHDIAPGGYSWIFHTGGDTAKVGVCYIQNEGHRHNAKSGYTIDDYLQYWLDTDPRFANAERLEGKQHRGSAHIQLPGRMSTDNFMAIGDTVPTVDPLWGEGIDKCMRSGRAAAATADRALTNSERDTSASELAIYDQLWHERVAPKVKNRLFMTEMLYRASNERYDKLLEDLHRLPNEQLDAANGGSPLAMFRMLKFEDLSILASTARDWFSN
- a CDS encoding matrixin; this translates as MRGLTLLVAALVVLAGCAAPVSPGDDATTSTTAPSATTTETPPPAASTTSPPATATATPTASPTPEPTETFTPASGYGPWGSEPVVVAVEAANADRDYAALVTEATTFWEANDARYLGYEVDYEVDADARDPDMVVRFSDTIPECSGQADAVGCAPYITDARQIDRPETVYIRTGFSDDSTVEIIEHELGHTLGLAHGDEPVALMNATGILYTPPRTNATEKAFPWDDPNFTVYVDDANASDPDAAREQIRHALDYFVDGAPGMPDNLTYTYVDDPADAEVRISFADSSPCAPGAVSCAAVSGYDPDGDDALETYGSYRVILVDLDTEAVGWHVGYWTAHYLGAEADDEKPEPFRNATYNERRSEWWT